The nucleotide window CTCGCGCAGCCAATGGTCGCCAAGATGCGAGAGATCGGATACATGCTGATAACGCGGGTCGCCTACCGGGACCGCCAGCACCTTGAAGTCGGAACCCTTCTCATCCGACATGTCGAGCCCCCCGATCGGCCGCGCATCGATGTAGCAGCCGGGGAACGTCGGTTCCTGCATGAGCACCAGGATGTCGAGATGGTCTCCATCCTCGGCCAGGGTATCGGGAATGAACCCATAGTCGGTGGGATAGTGAACCGAGGAGTAGAGCACCCGGTCGAGCCGCAGTCTCCCCGTGGCCTCGTCGAACTCGTACTTGTTGCGACTGCCGCGGGGAATCTCGATGAATGCGAGAACGGTCGATCGATCGATTGGATTGGACGGATTGGACACGCTACTCCCTTATCCCATGGTTGATTCGATGGTGGATACATCTTCGCCGCTTTTGCAGTTCACTGCCGGAGGTTACTCTGCTGTGCTGGATCTCGCCCGTCGACCGTCGATGCCCGGCGCACCGGCGACATGCCGAACCGCCTGTTCCACCGCGTTCCATTCGGCGCCCTGCGGCTCGTCTTGATAGCGATAGTCGTGCTTGCGGATGACTTCTCGCAAGTCGGCCCGCAACGTCTCATGCGTGCGAAGCAGCCGCGAGCGCAGCGCATCGAGCGCCTCCGCGCTCGGTCCGGCGCAGAGCGCATGATTCAGATGCGAAACGCACAACCCATCAG belongs to Thermomicrobiales bacterium and includes:
- a CDS encoding inorganic diphosphatase, whose translation is MSNPSNPIDRSTVLAFIEIPRGSRNKYEFDEATGRLRLDRVLYSSVHYPTDYGFIPDTLAEDGDHLDILVLMQEPTFPGCYIDARPIGGLDMSDEKGSDFKVLAVPVGDPRYQHVSDLSHLGDHWLREIETFFATYKLLEPKQTEVLGWHDASFAWDVIEACRARYEKE